A genomic segment from Necator americanus strain Aroian chromosome III, whole genome shotgun sequence encodes:
- a CDS encoding hypothetical protein (NECATOR_CHRIII.G9846.T1), with translation MDQAIEEASALHDCLEVANKLLPPSEVISRFTPCVHDVFSVAGSSSHSSLVQQLVSSQDSNSPYRSIVDAPVSGRTQLEGIEDSPPGPNTSTSLDPPKSASTAGAPQQLQPVNNTPSTNPHALTILPLVQSQQQSAPENNF, from the coding sequence ATGGATCAGGCAATAGAGGAAGCGAGCGCTCTTCATGATTGTTTGGAAGTCGCTAACAAACTTCTACCGCCATCAGAAGTTATTTCGCGTTTTACTCCTTGTGTTCATGATGTTTTTTCCGTGGCTGGCTCCTCTTCTCATTCTTCCTTAGTACAACAGTTAGTTTCCTCACAAGATTCTAATTCGCCTTATCGTTCGATAGTAGACGCTCCGGTGAGTGGACGCACTCAGTTGGAAGGTATTGAGGACAGTCCACCAGGTCCCAATACATCTACTTCGCTCGATCCCCCAAAATCTGCAAGTACTGCTGGAGCTCCGCAGCAATTGCAGCCTGTGAATAATACCCCTTCAACCAATCCCCACGCTCTTACTATCCTCCCTCTAGTACAATCCCAACAACAATCGGCCCCGGAAAACAACTTTTAA
- a CDS encoding hypothetical protein (NECATOR_CHRIII.G9847.T1), with amino-acid sequence MVHGHSKPGPKADNDMKDKCEEKVPPLVDPWGRPLPGGPVKPPAPVKDKCEKKEPPLVDPWGRPLPGGPVKPPAPVKDKCEKKEPPLVDPWGRPLPGGPVTPPQPGVCPPPPCVCPPPPCVCPLPPGVCPPPPGVCPPPPGVCPPPPGVCPPHQTGVYHLHRLCDNHP; translated from the coding sequence ATGGTGCATGGACACTCTAAACCCGGACCGAAAGCTGACAACGATATGAAGGACAAATGTGAGGAGAAAGTACCTCCGCTTGTGGATCCCTGGGGACGACCTCTGCCTGGGGGACCTGTCAAACCACCTGCACCTGTGAAGGACAAATGTGAGAAGAAAGAACCCCCGCTTGTGGATCCCTGGGGACGACCTCTGCCTGGGGGACCTGTCAAACCACCTGCACCTGTGAAGGACAAATGTGAGAAGAAAGAACCTCCGCTTGTGGATCCCTGGGGACGACCTCTGCCTGGGGGACCTGTCACACCACCTCAGCCTGGCGTGTGTCCACCTCCGCCTTGTGTGTGTCCACCTCCGCCTTGTGTGTGTCCACTTCCGCCTGGTGTGTGTCCACCTCCGCCTGGTGTGTGTCCACCTCCGCCTGGTGTGTGTCCACCTCCGCCTGGTGTGTGTCCACCCCACCAAACCGGTGTGTACCACCTCCACCGCCTGTGTGACAATCacccataa
- a CDS encoding hypothetical protein (NECATOR_CHRIII.G9848.T1): MTINHLQPQPPVKPPPPGDDNKPPPPQPPVKPPPPGDDNKPPPPKPPVKPPPPGDDNKPPPPGDDNKPPPPGDDNKPPPPKPPVKPPPPGDDNKPPPPQPPVKPPPPGDDNKPPPPKPPVKPPPPGDDNKPPPPKPPVKPPPPGDDNKPPPPGDDNKPPPPKPPVKPPPPG; this comes from the coding sequence atgacaataaaccaCCTCCAACCACaaccgcctgtgaaaccacctccgcccggtgatgacaataaaccacctccaccacaaccgcctgtgaaaccacctccgcccggtgatgacaataaaccacctccaccaaaaccgcctgtgaaaccacctccgcccggtgatgacaataaaccacctccgcccggtgatgacaataaaccacctccgcccggtgatgacaataaaccacctccaccaaaaccgcctgtgaaaccacctccgcccggtgatgacaataaaccacctccaccacaaccgcctgtgaaaccacctccgcccggtgatgacaataaaccacctccaccaaaaccgcctgtgaaaccacctccgcccggtgatgacaataaaccacctccaccaaaaccgcctgtgaaaccacctccgcccggtgatgacaataaaccacctccgcccggtgatgacaataaaccacctccaccaaaaccgcctgtgaaaccacctccgCCCGGATGA